One Mesorhizobium loti genomic window carries:
- a CDS encoding periplasmic binding protein/LacI transcriptional regulator — translation MRIFKGLTLGAGLLATIVSTPSYAEDAAKVAAIVKGLDNPFFQTMQQGIEEQGKASGVNVSVQAAANMGDATGQADRLTAMAMQDFDCYLVNPISVSNLVQALVPVAQKKKPIVNIDSTIDAGQAKAAGFAVSTYIGTDNVAAGALAGEEMLKLVPKGGKVALIAGIVGDVGSNARIKGFKQAVEGKLEVVVMVSADWDREKALTAATDILAAHPDLAGFFAANDIMALGVERAVQTSGKDVKVIGLDGIVDALKSIAAGELTATVAQYPYVVGAMGVEACKAAVMGKELPANVPAPVLLINKANADASLKNFPRPGGDYPDPLRELLK, via the coding sequence ATGCGCATCTTCAAGGGCCTGACGCTTGGCGCGGGCCTGCTGGCGACAATCGTCTCAACGCCGTCTTATGCCGAGGACGCGGCCAAGGTCGCGGCCATCGTCAAAGGCCTCGACAACCCCTTCTTCCAGACCATGCAGCAAGGCATCGAGGAGCAAGGCAAGGCCAGCGGCGTCAATGTCAGCGTCCAGGCCGCCGCCAATATGGGCGATGCCACCGGCCAGGCCGACCGCCTGACCGCCATGGCCATGCAGGACTTCGATTGCTATCTGGTCAACCCGATCAGCGTCTCCAACCTCGTCCAGGCGCTGGTGCCGGTCGCCCAGAAGAAGAAGCCGATCGTCAACATCGACTCGACCATCGACGCCGGACAGGCCAAGGCCGCCGGCTTTGCCGTCTCGACCTATATCGGCACCGACAACGTCGCCGCCGGCGCGCTGGCCGGCGAGGAAATGCTGAAGCTGGTGCCGAAGGGCGGCAAGGTCGCGCTGATTGCCGGCATCGTCGGCGATGTCGGCTCCAATGCCCGCATCAAGGGCTTCAAGCAGGCCGTCGAAGGCAAGCTGGAGGTCGTCGTGATGGTCAGCGCCGACTGGGATCGCGAGAAGGCACTGACCGCCGCCACCGATATCCTCGCCGCGCATCCGGATCTCGCCGGCTTCTTTGCCGCCAACGACATCATGGCGCTCGGCGTCGAACGCGCGGTGCAGACCTCGGGCAAGGACGTCAAGGTGATCGGCCTCGACGGCATCGTCGACGCGCTGAAGTCCATCGCGGCAGGCGAACTCACGGCCACCGTGGCGCAATATCCCTATGTCGTCGGCGCCATGGGCGTCGAGGCATGCAAGGCCGCGGTGATGGGCAAGGAGCTGCCCGCCAACGTGCCGGCGCCGGTGCTGCTGATCAACAAGGCCAATGCCGACGCCTCGCTGAAGAATTTTCCGCGCCCCGGCGGCGATTATCCCGATCCGCTGCGCGAGCTGTTGAAGTGA
- a CDS encoding inner-membrane translocator: MSNSTDNAPVAHSAGAAEESRPSLSALLLDPSFWADWASVVGLVGLVIVFGIAQPVFLSVANLQALLLASAILVVLSIGQTFVVATSGIDLSLAAAVMLGAIILGLVNAAGYGIVIACVLGVLATSAIGFLNGLIITVGRIPDFVVTLGTLSAITGLGLILSGGEPTMVGSTFLLKLASGSFGPFGYPVWVAIAAVVVAHIALYHTRFGVHLLATGGQVESAGALGIRTNRVKIAAYTISGFCAGLAAILLVARIGSAEPLINTSLLLNSVAAVVLGGVSLFGGRASILGPAIGALMLTALVNGLTLLSVSAFYQPLAVGAIVVLAALIMRYQK, from the coding sequence GTGAGCAATTCCACAGACAACGCGCCCGTCGCCCATTCGGCGGGCGCGGCGGAGGAGAGCCGCCCCTCCCTGTCGGCTCTCCTCCTGGATCCGTCCTTCTGGGCCGACTGGGCGTCCGTCGTCGGCCTGGTAGGTCTCGTCATCGTCTTCGGCATCGCCCAGCCGGTCTTTCTCAGCGTCGCCAACCTGCAGGCATTGCTGCTGGCGTCGGCGATCCTGGTCGTGTTGTCGATCGGCCAGACCTTTGTGGTCGCGACATCAGGCATCGACCTGTCGCTGGCAGCGGCCGTCATGCTCGGCGCCATCATCCTCGGCCTCGTCAATGCGGCAGGCTACGGCATCGTCATCGCCTGCGTGCTGGGGGTGCTGGCCACCAGCGCCATCGGCTTCCTCAACGGCCTCATCATCACCGTTGGAAGAATCCCCGACTTCGTCGTGACGCTCGGCACGCTGTCGGCCATCACCGGGCTTGGCCTGATCCTGTCAGGCGGCGAACCCACCATGGTCGGCTCGACCTTCCTGCTGAAGCTCGCTTCGGGTTCGTTCGGGCCGTTCGGCTATCCGGTCTGGGTGGCGATAGCGGCGGTGGTCGTGGCGCATATCGCGCTCTACCACACGCGCTTCGGTGTCCATCTGCTGGCGACAGGCGGCCAGGTCGAGAGTGCCGGCGCGCTCGGCATCCGCACCAACCGCGTCAAGATCGCCGCCTACACCATTTCGGGTTTCTGCGCCGGCCTCGCCGCCATTCTTCTGGTCGCCCGCATCGGCTCGGCCGAACCGCTGATCAACACCAGCCTGCTCTTGAATTCCGTGGCGGCGGTGGTGCTGGGCGGCGTCAGCCTGTTCGGCGGCCGCGCCAGCATATTGGGTCCGGCCATCGGCGCGCTGATGCTCACCGCGCTGGTCAACGGCCTGACGCTGCTCAGCGTCTCGGCCTTCTATCAACCGCTTGCCGTGGGCGCCATCGTGGTGCTGGCGGCGCTGATCATGCGGTACCAGAAATGA
- a CDS encoding ABC transporter, with the protein MSAVIPFPASDTIIACDGLSKHFGGVRAFTDVAFQARRGEVTAIIGDNGAGKSTLIRCLVGVHVPDAGSIVFDGREHPFSNPDGARKAGIETVHQNLALIDELTVAQNLFLNRELVRRIGPFAFLDRRAMKREARSMLSRLSINVPSINQRVRRLSGGQRQAISICRAVGSGAKLVVMDEPTAALGVQETANVEALIRRLREQSVSVILVSHNFDQVRRLSDQIWVMRAGKMAATVRASETTGNELVALVTGAA; encoded by the coding sequence ATGAGCGCCGTCATCCCCTTCCCTGCCTCCGACACGATCATCGCCTGCGACGGCCTGAGCAAGCATTTCGGCGGCGTGCGCGCCTTCACCGATGTTGCCTTCCAGGCGCGCCGCGGCGAGGTCACCGCCATCATCGGCGACAATGGCGCCGGCAAGTCGACGCTGATCCGCTGCCTGGTCGGCGTGCATGTGCCGGATGCCGGCTCGATCGTTTTCGATGGCCGGGAACATCCCTTCTCCAATCCGGACGGGGCGCGCAAGGCCGGCATCGAGACGGTGCACCAGAACCTGGCGCTGATCGACGAACTGACGGTGGCGCAGAACCTGTTCCTCAACCGCGAGCTCGTGCGCCGCATCGGCCCCTTCGCCTTCCTCGACCGCAGGGCGATGAAACGCGAGGCCCGCTCCATGCTGTCGCGCCTGTCGATCAACGTGCCGTCGATCAACCAGCGTGTGCGCCGCCTGTCGGGCGGCCAGCGCCAGGCGATCTCGATCTGCCGTGCCGTCGGCTCCGGCGCCAAGCTGGTGGTGATGGACGAACCGACGGCAGCGCTCGGCGTGCAGGAGACCGCCAATGTCGAAGCGCTGATCCGGCGTCTGCGCGAGCAGTCCGTCTCGGTCATCCTGGTCAGCCACAATTTCGATCAGGTGCGGCGCCTGTCCGACCAGATCTGGGTGATGCGGGCGGGAAAGATGGCGGCGACCGTGCGCGCCTCGGAAACCACGGGCAACGAACTCGTCGCGCTGGTCACCGGCGCGGCGTGA
- a CDS encoding oxidoreductase domain-containing protein — MAPLRVGLVGLGEVAQSIHLPVLADQRDRWRIAGVYDVSPSLVALVTSEYAGVKAFDTAEALINSPDIDVVFVLSSDDTHSRFVRAAMQADKHILLEKPACLTVREIDELLTLMPSYRKTLFVGYMRRYAPAYLAARDELPAHADITHVRIFDLISEGRHFLKKSQNILYPNDIDPALLARGAKERDALIREVVGADAPADLVRAYRGLTALSSHHISAMRGLIGEPVGVVAAHRTNGGANTSVTFDYGHFACLYDAVVDDLGLFDAMIEVRSNTRRVRIIYDTPYIRSLPTRLEVTDAGPLGPVTKSFGPLYGDAFSNELEIFHRHIAEGTKPLTDLADSRRDLALMAGIIEKMKESRTGA; from the coding sequence GTGGCACCACTTCGTGTCGGGCTTGTGGGTCTTGGAGAGGTCGCGCAGTCGATCCATCTGCCTGTTCTGGCTGACCAGCGCGACCGTTGGCGGATCGCGGGCGTCTATGACGTCTCGCCAAGCCTGGTGGCGCTCGTCACCTCGGAATATGCCGGGGTAAAAGCCTTCGACACGGCCGAGGCGCTGATCAATTCGCCTGATATCGACGTGGTCTTCGTGCTGTCGTCCGACGACACCCACAGCCGCTTCGTGCGCGCGGCCATGCAAGCCGACAAGCACATCCTGCTGGAAAAGCCCGCTTGCCTGACGGTCCGCGAGATCGACGAATTGCTGACGCTGATGCCGTCCTACCGGAAAACCCTCTTCGTCGGCTACATGCGCCGCTACGCGCCGGCCTATCTGGCGGCCCGGGACGAGCTACCCGCGCACGCCGACATCACCCATGTCCGCATCTTCGACCTGATCTCGGAAGGCCGGCATTTCCTGAAGAAAAGCCAGAACATCCTCTACCCCAACGACATCGATCCTGCCCTTCTGGCGCGCGGCGCCAAGGAGCGTGACGCGCTGATCCGCGAGGTGGTCGGCGCCGACGCGCCTGCCGACCTGGTGCGCGCCTATCGCGGGCTGACGGCGCTGTCCTCGCACCACATTTCGGCCATGCGCGGGCTCATCGGCGAGCCTGTCGGTGTCGTTGCCGCGCACCGCACCAATGGCGGCGCCAACACGTCGGTCACCTTCGACTACGGCCATTTCGCTTGTCTCTATGACGCGGTGGTCGACGATCTCGGCCTGTTCGACGCCATGATAGAAGTGCGCTCCAACACCAGGCGCGTGCGCATCATCTACGACACGCCCTATATCCGCAGCCTGCCGACGCGGCTCGAAGTGACCGACGCCGGCCCGCTCGGCCCGGTGACGAAAAGCTTCGGTCCGCTCTATGGCGACGCCTTCTCCAACGAGCTGGAGATTTTCCACCGCCATATCGCTGAAGGCACCAAACCGCTGACCGACCTCGCCGACTCGCGCCGCGACCTGGCGCTGATGGCCGGGATCATCGAGAAGATGAAGGAGAGCCGCACAGGCGCCTGA
- a CDS encoding amidase has translation MPKPAASLIHGTTDNSLEPAMTDASLHLVEATIEQLRRALDEGTVTSVELVAAYLRRIAHFDRHGISLNAVPVLNPDMFKEAAASDQRRLDGALLGPLDGIPYTAKDSYKVKGLTVASGSPAFEHLVANEDAFTIARLRAGGAVLIGLTNMPPMANGGMQRGVYGRAESPYDADYLTAAFASGSSNGSGTATAASFCAFGLGEETWSSGRAPATNNALVAYTPSRGVISVRGNWPLVPTMDVVVPHARTMPDMLELLDVIVADDPETRGDFWRAQPWVALPRSSEVRPQRYADLALAGSLKGKRLGVPRMYIGRDTEADRPIETRASVLALWEQAAADLKRLGAEVVEVDFPVVSNYERDRPGARTMVERGLVPKEFADREIWDLCIWGWDDFLRANADPGIPGLASVDGPKIFPKPPGTLPDRYEGGFDLKEYVERAKSGVTPFKAIPTIAEGLKGLEATRRIDFEDWLDAQGIDAVVLPAAADVGPADADVNEASAALAWRNGTWVANGNLVWRHFGIPTVTVPMGTMADIGMPVGLTFAGKAYDDERLLRMAGDYERATQRRTSPPRTPELADDVFSGRHVRAGHGRLPPLAIALVAETRSSGDQDEIAITLDLAAEAESATVKVHVNGEAVAMQRAGAHFSGSAFVPAAEHKRFHSVWRGSYGSIVTAVVRLEDGRTAGAYLVTGGIG, from the coding sequence TTGCCGAAGCCGGCGGCCTCGCTCATCCATGGCACGACAGACAACAGCCTGGAACCAGCGATGACCGACGCCAGCCTTCATCTCGTCGAAGCAACGATCGAGCAATTGCGCCGCGCTCTCGATGAAGGCACGGTCACCAGCGTCGAACTGGTCGCGGCGTATCTCAGGCGCATCGCGCATTTCGACCGGCATGGCATCAGCCTCAACGCCGTCCCGGTGCTCAACCCCGACATGTTCAAGGAGGCCGCCGCTTCCGACCAACGGCGGCTCGATGGTGCCCTGCTCGGGCCGCTCGACGGCATCCCCTACACCGCCAAGGACAGCTACAAGGTCAAAGGCCTGACGGTCGCGTCCGGCTCGCCGGCTTTCGAGCATCTCGTCGCCAATGAGGACGCCTTCACCATTGCCCGGCTGCGCGCCGGCGGCGCGGTGCTGATCGGCCTCACCAACATGCCGCCCATGGCCAATGGCGGCATGCAGCGTGGCGTCTACGGCCGCGCCGAAAGCCCCTACGATGCCGACTATCTGACCGCTGCCTTCGCATCCGGTTCGTCCAACGGCTCCGGCACGGCGACAGCGGCCAGCTTCTGCGCCTTCGGGCTCGGCGAGGAGACCTGGTCGTCCGGCCGCGCCCCGGCCACCAACAACGCGCTTGTCGCCTACACACCGTCGCGTGGCGTCATCTCGGTGCGCGGCAACTGGCCATTGGTGCCGACCATGGATGTCGTGGTGCCGCACGCGCGGACCATGCCCGACATGCTGGAGCTGCTCGACGTGATTGTCGCCGACGATCCGGAAACAAGAGGCGATTTCTGGCGCGCACAGCCCTGGGTCGCCTTGCCGAGGAGCTCCGAGGTACGGCCGCAACGCTATGCCGATCTGGCGCTTGCCGGATCGTTGAAAGGCAAACGGCTCGGCGTGCCAAGAATGTATATCGGCAGAGACACCGAAGCCGACCGGCCGATCGAAACCCGCGCCTCGGTGCTGGCGCTGTGGGAACAGGCGGCGGCCGATCTCAAGCGGCTTGGCGCCGAAGTGGTGGAAGTCGATTTTCCCGTCGTCTCCAACTACGAGCGCGACCGTCCCGGCGCCCGCACGATGGTCGAGCGCGGCCTGGTGCCGAAAGAATTCGCCGACCGCGAAATATGGGATCTCTGCATCTGGGGCTGGGACGATTTCTTGCGCGCCAATGCCGATCCTGGCATCCCCGGTCTCGCCTCGGTCGACGGCCCGAAAATCTTCCCGAAGCCGCCGGGCACGCTGCCCGACCGCTATGAAGGCGGCTTCGACCTGAAGGAGTATGTCGAGCGCGCCAAGTCAGGCGTCACGCCCTTCAAGGCTATCCCGACCATTGCAGAGGGCCTGAAGGGGCTGGAAGCGACACGGCGCATCGATTTCGAGGACTGGCTCGACGCGCAAGGCATCGACGCCGTTGTGCTGCCCGCCGCCGCCGATGTCGGGCCGGCCGATGCCGATGTCAACGAGGCGTCCGCCGCGCTTGCCTGGCGCAATGGCACCTGGGTCGCCAACGGCAATCTGGTCTGGCGCCATTTCGGCATCCCGACCGTCACCGTGCCGATGGGCACGATGGCCGACATCGGCATGCCGGTCGGCCTGACCTTCGCCGGCAAGGCCTATGATGACGAAAGACTGCTGCGCATGGCCGGCGATTACGAGCGCGCCACCCAGCGCCGCACGAGCCCGCCGCGCACGCCGGAACTGGCCGATGATGTGTTTTCGGGGCGGCACGTGCGGGCCGGCCACGGCAGGTTGCCGCCACTGGCAATCGCGCTGGTCGCCGAGACGCGCTCTTCCGGCGATCAGGACGAGATCGCGATAACGCTCGACCTTGCGGCCGAGGCGGAGAGCGCCACTGTCAAGGTGCACGTCAACGGAGAAGCCGTCGCGATGCAGCGAGCCGGCGCGCACTTCAGCGGAAGCGCCTTCGTTCCAGCCGCCGAGCACAAGCGGTTCCACAGCGTCTGGCGCGGCTCTTATGGCTCAATCGTGACGGCGGTGGTGCGGCTGGAGGATGGACGCACAGCCGGTGCCTATCTTGTCACCGGCGGGATTGGATGA
- a CDS encoding luciferase-like, which produces MKKIGFLSFGHWTPSSQSQVRSASDALLQSIDLAVAAEQLGADGAYFRVHHFARQLASPFPLLAAVGAKTSRIEIGTAVIDMRYENPLYMAEDAGAADIIAGGRLQLGISRGSPEQVIDGWRYFGYQPPEGKSDADMARHHAEVFLDTLRGEGFGQPNPRPMFPNPPGLLRLEPHSEGLRERIWWGAATNATSEWAAKLGMNLQSSTLKFDESGKPFHIQQAEQIRIYREAWKAAGHEREPRVSVSRSIFALVDDRDRAYFGRGNESRDQIGFIEENTRAIFGRSYAAEPDVLIKELAQDEAIAEADTLLLTVPNQLGVDYNAHVIEAILTHVAPALGWR; this is translated from the coding sequence ATGAAAAAAATCGGTTTCCTCTCGTTCGGGCACTGGACGCCCTCGTCGCAATCGCAGGTGCGCTCGGCCTCTGACGCGCTGCTGCAGTCCATCGATCTCGCCGTCGCGGCCGAACAGCTCGGCGCGGACGGCGCCTATTTCCGCGTGCACCACTTTGCCCGCCAGCTCGCCTCGCCATTCCCGCTGCTGGCGGCTGTCGGGGCCAAGACCAGCCGCATCGAGATCGGCACGGCGGTCATCGACATGCGCTATGAGAATCCGCTCTACATGGCCGAGGATGCGGGTGCCGCCGACATCATCGCCGGCGGGCGCCTGCAGCTCGGCATCAGCCGTGGCTCGCCCGAGCAGGTCATCGATGGCTGGCGCTATTTCGGCTACCAGCCGCCGGAAGGCAAAAGCGACGCCGACATGGCGCGGCATCACGCCGAGGTTTTCCTCGACACGCTGCGCGGCGAAGGTTTTGGCCAGCCCAATCCGCGGCCGATGTTCCCCAACCCGCCCGGGCTGCTTCGGCTCGAGCCGCATTCGGAAGGCCTGCGTGAGCGCATCTGGTGGGGCGCGGCCACCAACGCCACCTCGGAATGGGCGGCCAAGCTCGGCATGAATCTGCAGAGCTCGACGCTCAAATTCGACGAGAGCGGCAAGCCCTTCCACATCCAGCAGGCCGAGCAGATCCGCATCTATCGCGAGGCCTGGAAGGCGGCCGGCCACGAGCGCGAGCCGCGCGTTTCGGTCAGCCGCAGCATCTTCGCGCTGGTCGATGACCGCGACCGCGCCTATTTCGGCCGCGGCAATGAAAGCCGCGACCAGATCGGCTTCATCGAGGAGAATACCAGGGCGATCTTCGGCCGCAGCTACGCCGCCGAGCCTGACGTGCTGATCAAGGAGCTGGCGCAGGACGAGGCGATCGCCGAAGCCGACACGCTGCTGCTCACCGTGCCCAACCAGCTCGGCGTCGACTACAACGCCCATGTCATCGAGGCGATCCTGACGCATGTCGCGCCGGCCCTGGGCTGGCGCTGA
- a CDS encoding fatty acid Co-A racemase, which produces MLRGIRIVEIEALGPAPFAGMLLADLGADVIVVHRKQAPVPGLPEHSLLDRGKRSIALDLGDAGDVALLMHLIATADGLIEGFRPGVMERLGLGPQVCLAANPKLVYGRMTGWGQDGPLARTAGHDLNYIGVSGALWYASLPGEPPMAPPTLVGDIGGGALYLVIGILAGIMNARASGEGTVVDAAIVDGSAHMMNLLMVLGQIGGLAAERGRSLLDGPHWCRVYRTWDDGFISVQCIEPKFYAQFLDRLGLAADPQFANQFDRDLWPELGSQLAAIFAAKTRDEWTSLFEGSDACVSPVLNPWEAAQHPHMAARGSWLAVDGVLQAAAAPRFSRWVQKTPTKGPARDEHGAEIRAELANPHTSR; this is translated from the coding sequence ATGCTCAGGGGAATCCGGATCGTCGAGATCGAGGCGCTCGGGCCCGCACCCTTCGCCGGCATGCTCCTCGCCGATCTCGGTGCCGATGTCATCGTCGTCCACCGCAAGCAGGCGCCCGTGCCGGGCCTGCCCGAACACTCGCTGCTCGATCGCGGCAAGCGCTCCATCGCGCTCGACCTCGGGGATGCCGGGGATGTCGCTCTGCTGATGCACCTCATCGCCACAGCCGATGGCCTGATCGAGGGATTCCGGCCAGGCGTCATGGAACGACTCGGCCTCGGCCCGCAGGTCTGCCTGGCGGCCAATCCAAAGCTGGTTTATGGCCGCATGACCGGCTGGGGCCAGGACGGACCGCTCGCCCGCACCGCCGGGCATGATTTGAACTATATCGGCGTGTCGGGCGCGCTCTGGTACGCCTCCTTGCCGGGCGAGCCGCCCATGGCGCCACCGACGCTGGTCGGCGATATAGGCGGCGGCGCGCTCTATCTGGTGATCGGCATACTCGCCGGCATCATGAACGCGCGAGCGAGCGGTGAAGGCACCGTGGTCGACGCGGCGATCGTCGACGGTTCTGCCCACATGATGAACCTGCTGATGGTGCTCGGCCAAATCGGCGGCCTCGCGGCCGAACGGGGCAGAAGCCTTCTCGACGGGCCGCATTGGTGCCGTGTCTACCGTACATGGGATGATGGCTTCATCAGCGTCCAGTGCATCGAGCCGAAATTCTACGCGCAGTTCCTCGACCGGCTCGGTCTCGCAGCCGATCCGCAATTCGCCAACCAATTCGACCGCGATCTCTGGCCGGAACTCGGCAGCCAGCTGGCGGCGATCTTTGCGGCAAAAACCCGCGACGAGTGGACCAGCCTGTTCGAGGGCTCCGACGCTTGCGTCTCACCGGTGCTCAATCCATGGGAAGCAGCACAGCACCCGCACATGGCCGCGCGCGGTTCCTGGCTGGCGGTGGACGGTGTCCTGCAAGCAGCTGCTGCTCCGCGCTTTTCCCGGTGGGTGCAAAAGACACCGACGAAAGGTCCCGCGCGCGACGAACACGGCGCCGAGATTCGCGCGGAACTGGCGAATCCCCATACAAGCCGTTGA
- a CDS encoding aldehyde dehydrogenase, with translation MTLNFDPRAKAATLYHGEFRPMFIGGKWVAAQSGEVMQALNPATGEVLATVPRGGAADIDAAVAAARAAFEGPWSKFSPYERQCVLLRIADLFETHWEELSVSDTLDMGLPITRTLANRRRVIGMLRFYGGMATALHGEAIDNSIPGEIVSFTRREPVGVVGAIIPWNAPTAASIWKIAPALATGCTIVLKPSEDASLTPLLIARLMQEAGVPDGVVNIVTGTGAEAGARLAEHPDVNKIVFTGSTLTGQAIARAGVTNLKRVSLELGGKSPIIVCRDADIDKAVPVAAMAVFVHSGQICIAGSRLFVAREIHDEFVRRVAEFAGKLRIGHGIEAETEIGPLINARQAGKVEGYIKAGNDEGAELVAGGSRLTGELYDGGNFIAPTVFGAVSDKMTIAREEIFGPVISAMPFDTLDEAVTRANATPYGLAAGIFTTHLGTAHKLARLIKAGSVWVNMYHAIDPAVPFGGMKMSGYGREGGIEHLHEYLETKSVWIQTD, from the coding sequence ATGACGCTGAATTTCGACCCGAGGGCGAAGGCCGCGACGCTCTACCACGGCGAATTCCGGCCGATGTTCATCGGCGGCAAGTGGGTTGCGGCACAGTCCGGTGAGGTGATGCAGGCGCTCAACCCTGCGACAGGCGAGGTGCTGGCGACGGTGCCGCGCGGCGGGGCCGCCGACATCGATGCAGCGGTGGCCGCCGCACGCGCGGCCTTCGAAGGCCCATGGTCGAAATTCTCGCCCTATGAGCGGCAGTGCGTGCTGTTGCGCATCGCCGATCTGTTCGAGACGCATTGGGAAGAGCTCAGCGTTTCCGACACGCTCGACATGGGCCTGCCGATCACGCGCACGCTGGCCAACCGGCGCCGCGTCATCGGCATGCTGCGCTTCTATGGCGGCATGGCGACGGCGCTGCATGGCGAGGCGATCGACAATTCCATTCCCGGAGAGATCGTCTCCTTCACTAGGCGCGAGCCGGTCGGCGTCGTCGGCGCGATCATTCCCTGGAATGCGCCGACCGCCGCCTCGATCTGGAAGATCGCGCCGGCGCTCGCCACCGGCTGCACCATCGTCCTGAAACCTTCCGAGGATGCCTCGCTGACGCCGCTGCTGATCGCCAGGCTGATGCAGGAGGCCGGCGTGCCCGACGGCGTCGTCAACATCGTCACCGGCACTGGCGCCGAGGCCGGCGCGCGGCTTGCCGAACATCCCGACGTCAACAAGATCGTCTTCACCGGCTCGACGCTGACCGGACAAGCGATTGCGCGGGCAGGGGTCACCAATCTCAAGCGCGTGTCGCTGGAGCTCGGCGGCAAGTCACCGATCATCGTCTGCCGCGACGCCGACATCGACAAGGCGGTTCCGGTCGCGGCAATGGCGGTGTTCGTGCATTCGGGCCAGATCTGCATTGCCGGTTCGCGGCTGTTCGTGGCGCGCGAAATCCACGACGAATTCGTGCGCCGGGTCGCCGAATTCGCCGGCAAGCTGCGCATCGGCCACGGCATCGAGGCGGAGACCGAAATCGGGCCGCTGATCAATGCCAGGCAGGCCGGCAAGGTGGAGGGCTACATCAAGGCCGGCAACGACGAGGGCGCGGAACTGGTCGCCGGCGGATCGCGGCTGACGGGCGAACTCTACGATGGTGGCAATTTCATCGCGCCGACCGTCTTCGGCGCGGTGTCCGACAAGATGACCATCGCGCGCGAGGAGATTTTCGGGCCGGTCATTTCCGCCATGCCCTTCGACACGCTGGACGAGGCGGTCACGCGCGCCAATGCGACGCCCTATGGGCTGGCGGCCGGCATCTTCACCACGCATCTCGGCACCGCGCACAAGCTGGCACGCCTCATCAAGGCCGGCTCGGTCTGGGTCAACATGTACCACGCCATCGACCCGGCGGTGCCGTTCGGCGGCATGAAGATGTCCGGCTACGGCCGCGAAGGCGGCATCGAGCATCTGCATGAGTATCTGGAGACCAAGTCAGTCTGGATCCAGACCGACTGA